The following are encoded in a window of Pseudophryne corroboree isolate aPseCor3 chromosome 3 unlocalized genomic scaffold, aPseCor3.hap2 SUPER_3_unloc_4, whole genome shotgun sequence genomic DNA:
- the LOC134984183 gene encoding zinc finger protein OZF-like encodes MLSPGCDIKDNDSRQDSPGANPITPIIHPALSAGPSDPGKCSPDHSDIGASVTALRVDTEFLCSIDAKCFTQNTKPINPQTGKAGERPFPCSECGKCFTQKSHLVTHQRTHTGDKPFSCSECGKCFTRKANLITHQRSHTGEKPLRSHTGEKPFPCSECGKCFVQKSHLGRHQRSHTGEKTFSCSECGKYFTRKADLITHRRSHTGERPFPCPECGKCFTYKTTLVAHKKSHKDTSPFSCSECGKCFTGKSHLVTHQRSHTGEKPFPCSACGKCFAQKSNLVLHQRSHTGEKPYSCFQCMKCFAHKSNLVLHQRSHTGEKPYSCFQCGKCFTWKLQLVTHQQSHTGEKPFPCSECGKCFTRKADLITHQRSHTGEKPFPCSECGKCFVQKSHLGRHQRSHTGEKPFSCSECGKCFTRKADLVLHQRTHTGEKPFSCSECGKCFTWKLQLVIHQRSHIGEKPFPCSECGKCFTRKADLITHQRSHTGEKPFPCSECGKCFTRKASLVIHQRSHTGEKPFPCSACGKCFVHKSHLVLHQRSHTGEKPFSCSECGKCFTAKSSLVSHQRSHTGERPFPYSEIN; translated from the coding sequence atgttatccccgggctgtgacataaaagataatgacagtagacaggattctccaggggctaaccccattaccccaattatacatccagctctatcagctggtccctctgatcctgggaaatgttctcctgatcactctgatattggtgcatctgttacagctctgagagtagatacagagtttctctgttctatagatgccaaatgttttacacagaacacaaagcctattaacccacagacaggtaaggcaggggagaggccatttccatgttctgagtgtgggaaatgttttacacaaaaatcacatctcgttacacatcagagaactcacacaggtgacaagccattttcttgctctgagtgtgggaaatgttttacacggaaagcaaatcttattacacatcagcgaagtcacacaggtgagaagccattgcgaagtcacacaggtgagaagccatttccatgttctgagtgtgggaaatgttttgtacagaaatcaCACCTTggtagacatcagcgaagtcacacaggtgagaagacattttcttgctctgagtgtgggaaatattttacacggaaagcagatcttattacacatcggcgaagtcacacaggtgagaggccatttccatgtcctgagtgtgggaaatgttttacatacaaaacaactcttgttgcaCATAAGAAAAGTCACAAAGATACATCAccgttttcatgttctgagtgtgggaaatgttttaccgggAAATCAcaccttgttacacatcagagaagtcacacaggtgagaagccatttccatgttctgcgtgtgggaaatgttttgcacagaaatcaaatcttgttctacatcagagaagtcacacaggtgagaagccatattcttgcttccagtgtatgaaatgttttgcacacaaatcaaatcttgttctacatcagagaagtcacacaggtgagaagccatattcttgctttcagtgtgggaaatgttttacctggaaattacaacttgttacacatcagcaaagtcacacaggtgagaagccatttccatgttctgagtgtgggaaatgttttacacggaaagcagatcttattacacatcagcgaagtcacacaggtgagaagccatttccatgttctgagtgtgggaaatgttttgtacagaaatcaCACCTTggtagacatcagcgaagtcacacaggcgagaagccattttcttgctctgagtgtgggaaatgttttacacggaaagcagatcttgttctacatcagagaactcacacaggtgagaagccattttcttgctctgagtgtgggaaatgttttacctggaaattacaacttgttatacatcagcgaagtcacataggtgagaagccatttccatgttctgagtgtgggaaatgttttacacggaaagcaGATCTTATTacgcatcagcgaagtcacacaggtgagaagccatttccatgttctgagtgtgggaaatgttttacacggaaagcaagtcttgttatacatcagcgaagtcacacaggggagaagccatttccatgttctgcgtgtgggaaatgttttgtacacaaatcacatcttgttctacatcagagaagtcacacaggtgagaagccattttcttgctctgagtgtgggaagtgttttacAGCGAAATCAAGTCTTgtttcacatcagagaagtcacacaggtgagaggccatttccatactcAGAAATAAAttag